The Echeneis naucrates chromosome 10, fEcheNa1.1, whole genome shotgun sequence genome has a window encoding:
- the gria2b gene encoding glutamate receptor 2b isoform X2, whose product MEKIVNLSLSVLLVLWSCALGGSPSVQIGGLFPRGADQEYSAFRIGMVQFGTSEFRLTPHIDNLEVANSFAVTNCFCSQFSRGVYAIFGFYDKKSVNTITSFCGTLHVSFITPSFPLDGNQQFIIQMRPDIKGPLLSLIEYYKWDKFAYLYDSDRGLTTLQVVLDTAAEKKWQVTAINVGNLKDERKDEAYRSLFQDLENKKERRVILDCEQDKVKDIMEQVITIGRHVKGYHYIIANLGFVDGDLSKIQYGGANVSGFQIVDFDDPLVSKFDQRWEALEEKEYPGADSKIRYTSALTYDAVQVMTEAFRYLHKQRIDFTRRANNGDCLANPAVPWAQGVEIERALKQVRVEGLTGNIQFDQHGKRVNYSVNVMELKSNGPVKIGYWNEVDKMAVTKSDVFSNESTGMENKTVIVTTILEAPYVMLKKNADLFVDNERYEGYCVDLAAEIAKHCGFKYQLKIVGDGKYGARDAETKIWNGMVGELVYGKADIAVAPLTITLVREEVIDFSKPFMSLGISIMIKKPQKSKPGVFSFLDPLAYEIWMCIVFAYIGVSVVLFLVSRFSPYEWHTEEYEDGQIQTNESTNEFGIFNSLWFSLGAFMRQGCDISPRSLSGRIVGGVWWFFTLIIISSYTANLAAFLTVERMVSPIESAEDLAKQTEIAYGTLDSGSTKEFFRRSKIALFDKMWTYMRSAEPSVFVKTTAEGVLRVRKSKGKYAYLLESTMNEYIEQRKPCDTMKVGGNLDSKGYGIATPKGSSLRNAVNLAVLKLNEQGLLDKLKNKWWYDKGECGSGGGDSKEKTSALSLSNVAGVFYILVGGLGLAMLVALIEFCYKSRAEAKRMKMTFGDAMRNKARLSVTGSTGENGRVMTPEFPKAVHAVPYVRPDMGLNVSLTDLS is encoded by the exons TCTGTTCACAGTTCTCCAGAGGAGTGTACGCCATTTTTGGATTCTATGACAAGAAGTCCGTCAACACCATCACATCGTTTTGTGGGACACTCCATGTCTCCTTCATCACACCCAGCTTCCCTCTGGATGGGAATCAGCAGTTTATCATCCAGATGAGACCTGATATCAAGGGGCCCCTGCTCAGCCTTATCGAGTACTACAAGTGGGACAAGTTTGCCTACCTGTATGACAGTGATCGAG GACTCACAACGCTGCAGGTTGTCCTGGACACAGCCGCAGAGAAGAAGTGGCAAGTGACTGCCATCAACGTGGGGAACCTGAAAGACGAAAGGAAGGATGAAGCCTATCGTTCACTCTTCCAGGATCTGGAGAacaagaaggagaggagagtgaTCCTGGACTGTGAGCAGGACAAAGTTAAAGACATCATGGAGCAG GTCATCACAATTGGCAGACATGTGAAAGGCTACCACTACATTATAGCCAATCTG GGGTTCGTTGATGGTGATCTATCCAAAATCCAGTATGGTGGTGCCAACGTGTCAGGTTTTCAGATCGTTGACTTTGACGATCCTTTGGTGTCCAAGTTTGACCAGAGATGGGAAGCCCTAGAAGAAAAAGAGTATCCTGGTGCCGACAGTAAAATAAGG TACACATCTGCGTTGACTTACGACGCTGTGCAGGTAATGACGGAGGCTTTCCGATACCTGCATAAACAACGCATTGACTTCACCAGGAGGGCCAACAATGGGGACTGCCTGGCCAACCCCGCTGTGCCCTGGGCCCAGGGAGTGGAGATCGAGCGAGCGCTGAAACAG gtGCGTGTTGAAGGCCTGACGGGAAACATCCAGTTTGATCAACATGGCAAGAGAGTCAACTACTCTGTAAATGTAATGGAATTAAAGAGTAATGGTCCAGTCAAG attGGATACTGGAACGAGGTGGATAAAATGGCTGTGACCAAATCTGATGTCTTTTCAAATGAATCAACaggaatggaaaataaaactgttattgTCACCACCATCTTg GAAGCCCCGTATGTAATGCTGAAAAAGAACGCTGACCTTTTTGTAGACAATGAACGCTATGAGGGTTACTGTGTAGATCTGGCTGCCGAGATAGCAAAACACTGTGGCTTCAAATATCAGCTCAAAATAGTGGGGGATGGGAAATATGGAGCCAGAGATGCAGAGACCAAAATCTGGAACGGGATGGTTGGAGAGTTAGTATATGGG AAAGCAGACATTGCTGTTGCTCCTCTGACCATCACTTTGGTTCGAGAGGAGGTGATCGACTTCTCGAAGCCCTTCATGTCTCTGGGAATTTCCATTATGATCAAGAAACCTCAGAAATCCAAACCAGGAGTCTTCTCGTTCCTGGATCCACTCGCTTATGAGATCTGGATGTGCATTGTTTTCGCCTACATCGGGGTCAGTGTGGTTCTGTTCCTCGTCAGCCGCTTCAGCCCCTACGAGTGGCACACCGAGGAATACGAAGACGGGCAAATTCAGACCAATGAGTCAACCAACGAATTCGGCATATTCAACAGCCTGTGGTTCTCTCTTGGAGCCTTCATGCGACAAGGCTGTGACATCTCACCTCG ATCCCTGTCTGGCCGAATTGTTGGTGGTGTCTGGTGGTTCTTCACTTTAATCATCATCTCCTCCTACACGGCTAACCTGGCTGCTTTCCTGACTGTCGAGAGGATGGTGTCTCCTATTGAAAGTGCAGAGGACCTGGctaaacagacagagatagCGTACGGCACTCTGGACTCTGGCTCTACTAAAGAGTTTTTTAGG CGCTCAAAAATTGCGCTTTTTGACAAGATGTGGACGTACATGCGCAGTGCGGAGccttctgtgtttgtgaaaacCACAGCCGAGGGGGTTCTCAGGGTCCGGAAGTCTAAGGGGAAGTACGCCTACTTGCTGGAGTCCACCATGAACGAGTACATTGAGCAGCGGAAGCCCTGTGACACGATGAAGGTCGGAGGCAACCTGGACTCCAAAGGCTACGGGATCGCCACGCCGAAAGGATCCTCATTAAG AAATGCGGTTAACCTCGCAGTACTAAAACTGAATGAGCAAGGCCTGTTggacaaattgaaaaacaaatggtggTACGACAAAGGAGAGTGCGGCAGCGGGGGAGGTGATTCCAAG GAGAAGACGAGCGCCCTCAGCCTGAGCAACGTGGCTGGGGTCTTCTACATTCTGGTCGGAGGACTCGGTTTGGCCATGCTGGTGGCCTTGATTGAGTTCTGTTACAAGTCCCGAGCCGAGGCGAAACGAATGAAG ATGACTTTTGGGGACGCCATGAGGAATAAAGCGAGACTTTCCGTCACTGGGAGTACTGGGGAGAATGGTCGGGTGATGACTCCAGAGTTTCCTAAAGCTGTCCACGCTGTCCCTTACGTGAGACCTGACATGGGACTAAACGTCAGCCTGACTGATCTGTCCTGA
- the gria2b gene encoding glutamate receptor 2b isoform X1, producing the protein MEKIVNLSLSVLLVLWSCALGGSPSVQIGGLFPRGADQEYSAFRIGMVQFGTSEFRLTPHIDNLEVANSFAVTNCFCSQFSRGVYAIFGFYDKKSVNTITSFCGTLHVSFITPSFPLDGNQQFIIQMRPDIKGPLLSLIEYYKWDKFAYLYDSDRGLTTLQVVLDTAAEKKWQVTAINVGNLKDERKDEAYRSLFQDLENKKERRVILDCEQDKVKDIMEQVITIGRHVKGYHYIIANLGFVDGDLSKIQYGGANVSGFQIVDFDDPLVSKFDQRWEALEEKEYPGADSKIRYTSALTYDAVQVMTEAFRYLHKQRIDFTRRANNGDCLANPAVPWAQGVEIERALKQVRVEGLTGNIQFDQHGKRVNYSVNVMELKSNGPVKIGYWNEVDKMAVTKSDVFSNESTGMENKTVIVTTILEAPYVMLKKNADLFVDNERYEGYCVDLAAEIAKHCGFKYQLKIVGDGKYGARDAETKIWNGMVGELVYGKADIAVAPLTITLVREEVIDFSKPFMSLGISIMIKKPQKSKPGVFSFLDPLAYEIWMCIVFAYIGVSVVLFLVSRFSPYEWHTEEYEDGQIQTNESTNEFGIFNSLWFSLGAFMRQGCDISPRSLSGRIVGGVWWFFTLIIISSYTANLAAFLTVERMVSPIESAEDLAKQTEIAYGTLDSGSTKEFFRRSKIALFDKMWTYMRSAEPSVFVKTTAEGVLRVRKSKGKYAYLLESTMNEYIEQRKPCDTMKVGGNLDSKGYGIATPKGSSLRTPVNLAVLKLSEQGVLDKLKNKWWYDKGECGAKDSGSKEKTSALSLSNVAGVFYILVGGLGLAMLVALIEFCYKSRAEAKRMKMTFGDAMRNKARLSVTGSTGENGRVMTPEFPKAVHAVPYVRPDMGLNVSLTDLS; encoded by the exons TCTGTTCACAGTTCTCCAGAGGAGTGTACGCCATTTTTGGATTCTATGACAAGAAGTCCGTCAACACCATCACATCGTTTTGTGGGACACTCCATGTCTCCTTCATCACACCCAGCTTCCCTCTGGATGGGAATCAGCAGTTTATCATCCAGATGAGACCTGATATCAAGGGGCCCCTGCTCAGCCTTATCGAGTACTACAAGTGGGACAAGTTTGCCTACCTGTATGACAGTGATCGAG GACTCACAACGCTGCAGGTTGTCCTGGACACAGCCGCAGAGAAGAAGTGGCAAGTGACTGCCATCAACGTGGGGAACCTGAAAGACGAAAGGAAGGATGAAGCCTATCGTTCACTCTTCCAGGATCTGGAGAacaagaaggagaggagagtgaTCCTGGACTGTGAGCAGGACAAAGTTAAAGACATCATGGAGCAG GTCATCACAATTGGCAGACATGTGAAAGGCTACCACTACATTATAGCCAATCTG GGGTTCGTTGATGGTGATCTATCCAAAATCCAGTATGGTGGTGCCAACGTGTCAGGTTTTCAGATCGTTGACTTTGACGATCCTTTGGTGTCCAAGTTTGACCAGAGATGGGAAGCCCTAGAAGAAAAAGAGTATCCTGGTGCCGACAGTAAAATAAGG TACACATCTGCGTTGACTTACGACGCTGTGCAGGTAATGACGGAGGCTTTCCGATACCTGCATAAACAACGCATTGACTTCACCAGGAGGGCCAACAATGGGGACTGCCTGGCCAACCCCGCTGTGCCCTGGGCCCAGGGAGTGGAGATCGAGCGAGCGCTGAAACAG gtGCGTGTTGAAGGCCTGACGGGAAACATCCAGTTTGATCAACATGGCAAGAGAGTCAACTACTCTGTAAATGTAATGGAATTAAAGAGTAATGGTCCAGTCAAG attGGATACTGGAACGAGGTGGATAAAATGGCTGTGACCAAATCTGATGTCTTTTCAAATGAATCAACaggaatggaaaataaaactgttattgTCACCACCATCTTg GAAGCCCCGTATGTAATGCTGAAAAAGAACGCTGACCTTTTTGTAGACAATGAACGCTATGAGGGTTACTGTGTAGATCTGGCTGCCGAGATAGCAAAACACTGTGGCTTCAAATATCAGCTCAAAATAGTGGGGGATGGGAAATATGGAGCCAGAGATGCAGAGACCAAAATCTGGAACGGGATGGTTGGAGAGTTAGTATATGGG AAAGCAGACATTGCTGTTGCTCCTCTGACCATCACTTTGGTTCGAGAGGAGGTGATCGACTTCTCGAAGCCCTTCATGTCTCTGGGAATTTCCATTATGATCAAGAAACCTCAGAAATCCAAACCAGGAGTCTTCTCGTTCCTGGATCCACTCGCTTATGAGATCTGGATGTGCATTGTTTTCGCCTACATCGGGGTCAGTGTGGTTCTGTTCCTCGTCAGCCGCTTCAGCCCCTACGAGTGGCACACCGAGGAATACGAAGACGGGCAAATTCAGACCAATGAGTCAACCAACGAATTCGGCATATTCAACAGCCTGTGGTTCTCTCTTGGAGCCTTCATGCGACAAGGCTGTGACATCTCACCTCG ATCCCTGTCTGGCCGAATTGTTGGTGGTGTCTGGTGGTTCTTCACTTTAATCATCATCTCCTCCTACACGGCTAACCTGGCTGCTTTCCTGACTGTCGAGAGGATGGTGTCTCCTATTGAAAGTGCAGAGGACCTGGctaaacagacagagatagCGTACGGCACTCTGGACTCTGGCTCTACTAAAGAGTTTTTTAGG CGCTCAAAAATTGCGCTTTTTGACAAGATGTGGACGTACATGCGCAGTGCGGAGccttctgtgtttgtgaaaacCACAGCCGAGGGGGTTCTCAGGGTCCGGAAGTCTAAGGGGAAGTACGCCTACTTGCTGGAGTCCACCATGAACGAGTACATTGAGCAGCGGAAGCCCTGTGACACGATGAAGGTCGGAGGCAACCTGGACTCCAAAGGCTACGGGATCGCCACGCCGAAAGGATCCTCATTAAG AACACCAGTAAACCTTGCGGTATTGAAACTCAGTGAGCAAGGCGTCTTAGacaagctgaaaaacaaatggtggTACGATAAGGGTGAATGTGGAGCCAAGGACTCTGGAAGTAAG GAGAAGACGAGCGCCCTCAGCCTGAGCAACGTGGCTGGGGTCTTCTACATTCTGGTCGGAGGACTCGGTTTGGCCATGCTGGTGGCCTTGATTGAGTTCTGTTACAAGTCCCGAGCCGAGGCGAAACGAATGAAG ATGACTTTTGGGGACGCCATGAGGAATAAAGCGAGACTTTCCGTCACTGGGAGTACTGGGGAGAATGGTCGGGTGATGACTCCAGAGTTTCCTAAAGCTGTCCACGCTGTCCCTTACGTGAGACCTGACATGGGACTAAACGTCAGCCTGACTGATCTGTCCTGA